In Desulfobacteraceae bacterium, the DNA window GGTCGTGAAGCGCCGGTGGCAGACGATGCACTCCCGGCGCCGGCGGATGACGGAAGCGTCCTTGCTCAAACGGGAGTCGATGACCTTGTTTTCGATTTCGGAACAAAACGGGCACTTCATGGGGCGCCTCCCTGATTTTCGGGTTCGAAATGAATCACTTCGACCCCGGCCTCCGCCAAAAGCTCCTGGGACATGGGATCCGCGTAGGCATTCTGGTAGTAGATTTTTTTTATGCCGGCATTGATGATCATCTTGGCGCAGATGGCGCAGGGCAGGTTGGTGCAGAAGAGCGTCGCCCCCTGGATGCTGACCCCCAGGTAGGCCGCCTGGATGATGGCATTTTGCTCGGCGTGAATGGCCCGGCAGAGCTCGTGGCGCTCGCCGGAGGCCACCTTGAGCCGCTCCCGCAGGCAGCCCACGTCGATGCAGTGCTGGGCGCCGCTGGGGGCCCCGTTGTAGCCCGTGGCCAGGATGCGCTTGTCCTTGACGATCACGGCCCCCACGGCGCGCCGCAGGCAGGTGGAGCGCTGGGCCACGAGGGCGGTGATTTGCATGAAGTAACTTTCCCAGGAGGGGCGGCTGCGACCCGCGCTCATCATACCTCCCCTGGGGCCCGGTCGCAACCACCGTAAAGCGGAAAAGCCTCGCAAAGTTCCATGATCCGTTTGCGGGTGGCGGTCACGGCGCCCTCGTTTTGGGGCTGTTTGAGCACCGCCGCAATCATCCCCCCGATGGCGCGCATTTCCGGCGCCTGCATGCCCCGGGTGGTGACCGCCGGGGTGCCGATGCGGATCCCGCTGGTGATAAAGGGGCTGCGGGTCTCAAAGGGGATCGAATTCTTGTTGACCGTTATGCCGGCCCGGCCGAGCAGGGTTTCGGCCTCCTTGCCGGTGATCCCCAGGTTGGTCAGATCCACCAGCATCATGTGGTTGTCGGTGCCGCCGGAGACCAGCGCGATCCCTTCGGCCAGCAACTGATCGGCCAGAACCCGGGCATTGGCGACGATGGTTTCCTGGTAAGTCTTGAATTCCGGGCTCAACGCTTCCTTGAAGGCGACGGCCTTGGCGGCGATGGTGTGCATCAGGGGGCCGCCCTGGATGCCGGGAAAGATCTGCTTGTTGAAGATACCGCCGAGATCCGAGCGCGCCACGATCAGGCCGCCGCGGGGGCCCCGCAGGGTCTTGTGGGTGGTGGAGGTGACCACATCGGCCAGGGGCACCGGCGAGGGGTGGAGACCTGCGGCCACAAGCCCCGCAATGTGGGCCATGTCCACCATCAGATGGGCGTCCACGCTGGCGGCCGCCCGGGCGAAGGCCTCGAAGTCGATGATCCGGGGGTAGGCGCTGGCGCCGGCCACGATCAGCCGCGGCCGGTGCTCGCGGGCCAGCCGCGCCAATGCGTCGTAGTCGATGGTGCCGGTTTCCCGGCGCACCCCGTAATGTACGAAATTAAACAGCCGGCCGGAAAAACTGGCCGGGCTGCCGTGGGTCAGATGGCCGCCGTGGGCGAGGTCCATCCCCAGAACGGTGTCACCGGGCTGCAGCAGGGCGAAGTAGACCGCCATGTTGGCCTGGGAGCCGGAGTGCGGCTGGACATTGGCGTAGGCAGCGTCAAACAGCCGCCGGGCACGTTCGATGGCCAGGTTTTCGGCCACATCGACGAACTCGCAGCCGCCGTAGTAGCGCCGGCCGGGGTATCCTTCGGCGTATTTGTTGGTCAGGACGCTGCCCTGAACGGCCATGACGGCCGGGCTGGCGATGTTTTCGGAGGCGATCAGCTCCAGGGTGTGGCTCTGGCGGTCCAGCTCGCGGGCGATGACCGCGGCGATCTCGGGATCGACTTGCTCAATCACCGTTGCTTTCAAAAAAGGGTTCCTCTGCGATGGCCGTGTGGCGGTATAAATGCTTGACAAACGTGCGCTCCCGGACCTGGGGGGCGGGCCGCCCCCCGGGTCTATTGCTTGTGGCCCAAGCGGTCGAACTTGTCCAGCCGGTCCTGGTGGCGGCCGCCTTCGAAGGGGGTTTCCAGCCAGGCCCGGACGATTTCAAGGGCCAGCCCTTCGCCGACGACCCGCCCGCCCATGACGAGAATGTTGGCGTCATTGTGCCGCCGGCTCATCAGGGCCGCGAACAGATCGTTGCACAGCGCCGCCCGGACGTGGGGGAAACGGTTGGCCACGATGGACATCCCGATGCCGGTGCCGCAGATCAGAATCCCGCGGCGGTATTCGCCGCGGGAAACCGCCCGGGCGACCTGCGCCCCGAAATCCGGGTAATCCACCGAGGTCGCCGCGTGCGTGCCGACATCCCGGACCACGATTCCCATTTGCGTGAGATAGGCTTTGACCGCCTCTTTCAGGGCAAATGCGGCGTGATCGCTTCCAATTATAATCGGACTTTCTTTTTCGGGCATGCTGGGAACCTCGAATATCGGTTTCCACCGATAATGCCGGTGATTGATAAGACGAATTAAGGAATTTATAGTCTGGCGGAGCGGATCGCAAGAAAAAAAACGGAGCGGCCGGATTTTCGTGGAGGGTGGGGGGAAGCGGGCAGTGACGGAATCGTCCTCCGGTGGTCCGCTGCAGACCGACCCGGCCGCCGCCGCGCGGGGGAGGTCACGGCAGCCGGGCAGCCGTCAGTCCGGGTGCCGCTTCAGAATCAACGAGGCGTTGGTCCCTCCGAAGCCGAACGAGTTGGTCATGGCCACCCGGATGGCCGCCTGGCGGGCGACCCCGGGAACGTAATCCAGGTCGCACTCGTCTGCGGGGTTCTCCAGGTTGATGGTCGGGGGCACGACCCCGCGCTGAAGCGCCAGCGCTGTAAAAACGGTTTCGATGCCGCCGGCGCCGCCCAGCAGATGGCCGGTCATCGACTTGGTGGAGCTGATCATGAGGGAGCGCGCGCTTTCGCCGAAAACGGTCTTGACCGCCCGGGTCTCGAACAGGTCGTTGAGCTGGGTGGAGGTCCCGTGGGCGTTGATGTAATCGATCGCGGCCGGCTCTAGTACGGCGTCCTGGAGGGCCGCCGCCATGCAGCGGGCCGCGCCCTCGCCGTCGGGGGGAGGCGATGTCATATGGTAGGCGTCGCCGCTCATGCCGTAGCCGATGATCTCGGCGTAGATCTTCGCCCCCCGCTCCAGCGCCGCCTCGAGGGTTTCCAGGATCAGGATACCCGAGCCCTCGCCGACAACGAAGCCGTCTCGGTCGCGGTCGAAAGGCCGGGAGGCCTTCTGGGGGTCGTCGTTGCGCGTGGAAAGCGCCTTCATGGCGTTGAAGCCGGCAATACAGGTGGGGGTGATGACGGATTCCACCCCGCCGGCGATCATCGCATCGGCGGCCCCGCGCTTGATGATATTGACCGCATCGCCGATGGCGTGCGCCCCTGCGGCGCAGGCGGTGGCCACCGAGGAATTGGGGCCTTTGGCGCCGAACTGGATTGAGATCATGCCGGGGGCCATGTTGCCGATGATCATGGGGATGTAAAACGGGCTGACCCGCCGCGGCCCCCGGGTTTCCAGTACCCGGTTGGTCCGCTCGAGCATCGCCAGCCCCCCCAGCCCGCAGCCGGTCAACACGCCGACCCGGTGGGCATTGGCGCGGTTGATCTTCAGGCCGGAGTCCTCCAGCGCCATGCGCGCTGCGGCGATGGAGTAGGAGATATGCGGCTCGAGCCGCTTGGCCTCCTTCTTGGGCAGAAAATCCTCGGGTTTGAAGCCCCGGACCTCGCCGGCAATCCGGGTTTCATACTCGGAGGCGTCGAAGCGGGTGATTTCCCCGATTCCGGACTTTCCGGCGCACAAGCCCTGCCATGTCTCTTCGACGCCGATCCCCAGCGGCGTAACGAGCCCCACACCTGTGATCACAACCCGCCTGTTCAAAGCGCTTCCTCCCCCGTCCCCATCATCCGCCTGATTCATCCCCTGCCGCGAACCAGCCGGGCCGGCCAATTTTTAAGGCCGGCTGGCATTCACCCGACCCCGATTCGAACTGGCGGCCCATTTCCTCACGAGTGGCTGGCGATGTAGTCCATGGCATCCTTGACGGTCGCCATCTTCTCGGCATCCTCGTCGGAGATCTCGACGTCGAACTCCTCCTCCATGGACATGATCAGCTCGACCAGGTCCAGCGAGTCGGCGCCCAGATCGTCCACAAACGAGGCCTCGGGAACAACTTCCGCAAGATCGACGCTCAATTTCTCGGATATGATTTTCTTCACCTTATCTTCAACTGACATGGCTTACCCCTCCTTGGAAAAAATAGTGTTTGCAAATGCGTGAAAACGTGAGCGGGCCGCGCCGGCCCGATTTTATACGTACATGCCGCCGCTGACGTGCAGCACCTGTCCGGTCAGGTAAGCCGCCCGCTCGGAGGCCAGAAATTCGACCACCGCGGCCACCTCCTCGGCCGTGCCGGGGCGCCCCAGCGGAATCTGGGCGACCATCGCGTCCCGGGCCTTTTCGCCCAGGGAGACGGTCATGTCGGTCTCGATGAACCCCGGGGCCACCGCATTGGCCGTGATCCCGCGGGAGGCCAGCTCCAGCGCGACCGCCTTGGTGAAGCCGATCAGCCCGGCCTTGGAGGCGACGTAATTGGCCTGACCGGGATTGCCGGTGACCGCCACCACCGAGGAGATGTTGATGATGCGGCCAAAGCGCTGCTTCATCATCGCCTTGGCGGCCAATTTGGTGCAGAGAAAGGCGCCTTTGAGATTGGTGTCCACCACCGCGTCCCAGTCTTCGGCCTTCATCCGAACCAGCAGGCCGTCGCGGGTGATGCCGGCGTTGTTGACCAGCACGTCGATTCGCCCGGTTTCGGCCAGCACCTGGTCGATGAAGGCCTTGACGCTGACTTCGTCGCTGACATCGGCCTGGATGCCGGTGGCCCGGCCCCCGGCCGCCGCCGCCAGCTGCTCCACCTCGCGGGCCGCTTCGGCCGCGGCGGCATAGTTGAAATACACCCGACAGGTGGGAACGGCGAAGACCCGGCAAACCGCCCGGCCGATGCCCCGGGAGCCCCCGGTGACCACCACGGTGCGCACGCTTGTTTCGCTCATGAGGATCGCTCGAAGATGAAATCCGCCACCCGGTCCATGTCGGCGATGACGGAAGATCCGCTCAGAATCAGCGTTTGATGGGACACCGCCTGAAGGAAGGCGTCGGCCTCGGCGGTGCTGAAGACCCCGGAGCCGACCACGATCTTGTTCAGGTTGACCGCCACCCGCTCGGCCACTTCGGCAGCGAAGATCCGCGCCATGTGGTGATATTTGGCCGCCTGGGGGTCGGCCTGGCGGGCGTGGGCGACGGCGCGGCGGGCCATGCTGGCGCCGATCTCCACGTGGGTCATCATGTCCGCCAGGGCGAACATCAGGTACTGTTGCTTGGTCAGGCGGTTTTCATGCACCAGGTCAATGGCGGCGTTGAGGACCGTGGCGGCCTGGGCCAGGGTCCGGCAGCCCGGGTCCTCGGGCCCGGCGTCGGCCAGGCGCGCCATTTCCGCGGCGATGTCACCGTAGAAGCCGCCCCTGGTTTTGCGGGAGGTCTTCCAGCGAAAGGTGCTGATGATGCTCTGCTGGATTTCGCTGGTGCCCTCGTAGATGCTGGTGATGCGGACGTCGCGCTTGATTTTCTCGACTTCGAACTCGCAGATGTAGCCGTATCCGCCAAGGGCCTGCATGGCGTGTTCGGCCGCGGTGTTGGCTGCTTCGGTGGTGAAGAGCTTGGAGATGGAGCCCTCCACCTGGAGGTCTTCGTCGCCGGAGTCCAGCCGCAGGGCCACCTCGTCCATGTAGGCCTCAGCCGCCGCCAGGCGCACCACGCTGGGAACGATCAGCTTGTGGGTGTAGCCTTGCTTTTCAGAAAGCGGCCCGCCGAACTGGATGCGCTCGGCGGCGTAGCGGATGGCGATTTCCATGGCCGCCTCACCGGCCCCCAGGGCCATGGCGGCCACCATCAGGCGGGTGTAGCCGAACACCCGGTTGGCCTGCTTCAGCCCCTGACCGGGAACCTCCCCGATCAGGTTTTCAACCGGCACGTAGACATCGGTGAAGGACAGCGGCGAGGTGTTGGATGCCCGAATGCCGTGTTTTTCCTCGCCCTTGCCCTGAACGAAGCCGGGGGTTCCGCGCTCGACGATAAAAAAGGAGGGGCCCTCCGGGGTTTTGGCCAGAACGGTGACAAAGTCCGCATAGCCCCCGGTGGAGATGAACTGCTTGGTGCCGTTTAAAGTGTAGCCGAGGACCTTGCCGTCCGCGTCGGTGACCGGGTCGGCCTTGGTTTTTAAGGCCGCCAGGTTGCTGCCGGCCCCGGGCTCGGTCACCGCATAGGCCACCAGGGTATCGCCCGAGGCGATCGCCCCCAGCCACTTCTCCTTCTGCTGGCGGGTGGCGCCGACGAAAATCGGGTCGGCCCCCAGCTGGATGGCAAAAAATGCCGTCCCCACGCCCAGGCAGATCCTGCCCAGCTCACGGGTGACGGCGCAGGTGTCGCGCGCCCCGCCGCCCATGCCGCCGTATGCTTCGGGCAGAAAAAGGAGTTGCAGGCCGATCTCGGGGCCCAGCATTTCGCGGATCTCGGCTTCGGGGAAGATCTCCTTTTTGTCGAACTCTAGGATCTTTTCCTTGGTCAGAAGCCGTTTGCGCAGCTGGCGAATGGTGTCCACCACCATTTGCCGGTCCTCGGGGTCCAATCCCCGGGGGGGCTTGGCGGCTTCGATCACGTCAGTCGTCATGGGTGGCACCCTTTTCGGTTTAATCTTAACGGTTCCGCAAAAAGTTTAATTTCTGCGTTGCGCTGCATCTCGAAGTCGCTGCGGCGTACAGGAGTACGCCGCACGCCACTGAAATTTGCGCGCCGTAACTTGAACTTTTTGCGAAACCGTCTGTTCTTTGAATTATCAATGGTTGTTTAATCTTCCTCGGTTTTCACAACGTCCCGCCCCTTGTAGACCCCGCATTCCGGGCAGACATGATGCGGCAGCTTGGCCTCGCCGCACTGGGGGCATTTGGTGATGGCAACCGCCGCCAGTTTTTTGTGGGCCCGGCGCATATCCCGCTTTGACTTAGAGGTTTTGTGCTTTGGTAAGGCCATGAGTCATCTCCTAACTATATGTTTTAATTTGCAATATTTAACCCTAAACCCCTTGCGGGAAAAGATGTTCTCTAGTAATTGAAATCATCCCGATTGTCAAGAACTTTCACAGGCGCCTTCCATTTTTGACATCTTGTAGTTGCCGGGGTTCTGTGCTATGGAGGCTTGCCGACGGCTGAAGACGGAACCGGTTACATCACAAGGCTTTGTAAATACAGACTATTTTTCAGCCCAAGCGAAAATCGGGGCCGGCCCGGCAACCCGCGGCGGTTTCGCACGGGCACATCCGCCGGCGCCTGCCGGGCACCCGCCGGGCTTGCCGCGGGCAACGTCGCCCGAATTTCTCATAACTCAAAGAAAAAAATTTAACTAGTTATTTTCCAGCGCCCCAAGGTGAGTCAAAATGAAGGAAATCGTCACCCGCTTTCCCCCCAGCCCCAGCGGTTACCTGCATGTCGGCGGGGCCCGGACCGCGTTGTTCAACTGGCTTTACGCCCGCCACATGGGCGGCCGCTTCGTTCTGCGGATCGAAGACACCGACGTCGCGCGTTCCACCCAGGCCTCGGTGGACGCAATTTTCGAGGCCCTGGCGTGGCTGGGCATCGACTGGGATGACGGCCCCTACTACCAGTCCCGGCGCCTGGCCATCTATCAGGAGCACATCCAGCGGCTGCTGGCAGCCGGCCACGCGTACTACTGCACCTGCCCGCCGGCGGCGGTGGAGGCCATGCGCCAGCGGGCCATGGCCAGCGGCGGCAAACCCCGCTATGACGGCACCTGCCGCGAAAAAGGGCTTTCCGGCGGGGAGGGCGCCGTGGTGCGCTTCAAGGTCCGCCTGGAGGGCACCACCGTGATCCCGGACGTGGTCAAGGGCGAGATCGTCTTCCAAAATTCGGAGCTGGACGATTTCATCATCCAGCGCAGCGACGGCACACCCACCTACAACCTGGCGGTGGTGGTGGACGACATCACCATGGGGGTCAACACGATCATCCGCGGCGACGACCACGTCAGCAACACCCCCAAACAGATCCTGCTCTTCCAGGCCTTCGGCTGCCCCCTGCCGACTTTCGGTCACGTGCCCATGGTCCTGGGCAAGGACAAGGCCCGGCTGAGCAAGCGCCACGGCGCCACGTCGGTGACCGCCTACCGGGACATGGGCTTTCTGCCCGAGGCCTTCCTGAACTATCTCGTCCGGCTGGGGTGGTCCTACGGCGACCAGGAGTTTTTCACCGTTGCGGAACTGGTGGAAAAGTTCTCCCTGGAGAACATCGGCCGCTCGGCGGGAGTCTTCGACTTCGAGAAGCTCCTGGCACTGAACGCCGACCACATCCAGGCCATGTCCCCCCGGCAGCTGGCGCCGCGCTTGATCCCCTTTTTGGCGGCCGAAGGGGTCGCCGCCGAGGAGGGTGCCTTTATCGAACAGGTCATCGCAACCCTCCAGCCCCGCAGCAAAACCCTGGTGGACATGGCCCGCGACGCCCGTTTCTACTACGCCCAGACCATCGTCTACGACGAACAGGCGGCCGCCAAATTCCTCACCCGGGATGCCCTGGAGCCCCTGGAGCGCCTGGCACAACAACTGGAAGGCCTTCCGGCCTTCACCCACGAAAGCCTGGAGGGCGCCTTTCAGGCCGTGATGGCCGCAACCGGCTTGAAGCTGGGCAAGATCGCCCAGCCCGTGCGGGTGGCCCTGACCGGGCGGACCGCCAGCCCCGGCATTTTCGAAATTACCGAGATCATCGGCAAGGACAAGGTCCTGGAGCGCCTGCGGGCCGCGACGGCCTTCATCCAGGGCCGCGCGGCGTGATGCCGGCGCCGGTCGGCCGGCGGTTTTTTTCTTGACGGCCGCTCGCGCTTTTTGATAAAAGACCCGGATAATCACTGAGGGATCGTCTAGTGGCAGGACGACGGGTTCTGGCCCCGTTAACCTAGGTTCGAATCCTAGTCCCTCAGCCAAAACAATGAAAAAGGAGCGTGGCCGCCGCCAACGCTCCTTTTTTTATTGCCCGTTTTCAGGCCTCCGGGGCGCGAGACTACCCCAGGGAGACGTCCAGGGTCATCATCACGGCAAACCCCACCATGGCCCCGACCGTCGAGACATCGGTGTTCTTGTCCAACTGGGACTCCGGTATCAGCTCCTCGATCACCACGAATATCATCGCGCCGGCGGCAAACGCCAGGGCGTACGGCAGAATCGGACGCATCAGGATGACCGCGGCGGCGCCCAGCACGCCGGCAATCGGCTCGACCACACCGGAGAGCTGACCGTACCAGAAGCTCTTGAGGCGCGATAGCCCCTCGCGCCGCAGGGGCACCGAGACCGCGGCACCTTCGGGAAAATTCTGGATGCCGATCCCCAGCGCCAGCGCCACCGCCCCGGCAAGAGTCGCCGACGGCAGGTCCGCCGCCAGGGCCCCGAAGGCCACCCCCACCGCCAGCCCCTCAGGAATGTTGTGCAGGGTGATCGCCAGCACCAGCAGAACGCTGCGCCGCCAGTGGGTCTGGATCCCCTCGGCCTCCTCGCGCGGCAATCCCAGGTGCAGGTGGGGCAGGATTTTGTCCACCAGCCACAGAAAGGCGCCGCCGGCCAGAAAGCCCAGCACTGCCGGTACCCACGCCGGCAGGGGCCCCTCTTCGGCCATCTCGATGGCGGGCGCCAGCAGCGACCAGAAGCTGGCGGCGATCATCACCCCCGCCGCAAACCCCAGCATGCCGTTCAGCATCCTGCGGTTGATGGTCCTGAAAAAAAACACCATCCCGGCGCCCAGGGCAGTCACAAACCAGGTGAAAAGGGTGGCCAAAAGGGCCTGTGTCACCGGGTTCAGCCCTGTAAACCACTGGAATAGCATGCTTCTGCTCCTGTCAAATCGAAATCATCGCCAAACTCCAAAAACCGCCCAAAAGCGGCGGCCCGCCGAGGCGGTCTGCCACCCATACACGGCAATCCGGCATCAGGCAAGCAAAAATCCGGCAGGGTGCAGCGGCCCAAACGACGGACGATTGCGGCCGGAGGCAAAAGCGCGCCGCAACTTCCCGTTGAGCGCCGGGCGGCACTGTGATAGAAATATTCTATTCGTTTTGGATCCGGCCGCCACACAATTCCCGGGGCTCCACAGCCACCCGGCCAGATGTCGCCGGGGCCCCATTTGCCCACACAGGAAGGCCCGCGATGAACCACACCGCGCTCTTTGCCCACCTGCCGCCGCGCCTGGCCGGCCTCGCCGACCTGGCCGAGAACCTCTGGTGGAGTTGGCACCCGGCGGCCCGCATGGTTTTCAAACGCCTCAACCGGCGGGCCTGGAAGGACAGCGGCCACAACCCCGACAAGCTCCTGCGCGAGCTCTCGGCCGAGGCCTTGACGGCCGCGGCCCAAAACCCGGACTACCGGCGCCACTACGATCTCACCCTGTCCCACTTCCGTCAAGGCATCCAGCCGCGGGCCTGCAGCCTGCTGAACAACGGGGCCGAACCCGGCCAGCCGGCCATCGCCTATTTTTCGGCCGAGTACGGCCTGCACCACTCGCTGCCCTTCTACGCCGGCGGCCTGGGCTTTCTGGCCGGGGATTTCATCAAGGAGTGCAGCGACCTGGCGGTGCCGCTGGTGGCAGTCGGGTTCATGTACCCCGAGGGCTACCTCTGCCAGCGCATCCGCGAGGACGGCTGGCAGGAAAACCGCGACGAACCCCTGGAGCGCGATGCCGCCTCCATCGCCCGGGTGCTGGACGCCGACGGCCGGCAGGTGGTGGTGCGCGTCCCCCTGGTGGAACCCCCCATCCACGTGGCCGTGTGGCAAATCGACGTCGGGCGGGTGCCCCTTTTCCTGATGGACACCGACATCGACCTCAACGACCCCTGGAACCGCGCGATCTCCGCGCGCCTCTACATCGGGGACCGCGAGCAGCGCCTGCGCCAGGAGATCGTTCTGGGCATCGGCGGCTCCAAGGTACTCGAAACCCTTGGCATCCGCCATTCGGTGCTGCACCTCAACGAGGGCCATGCGGCCTTCGCCCTGCTGGAGCGTATCCGCGAGAGAGTCGCCGCCGGGATGGGGTTCGCGGAGGCCTTGCGCCAGGTTCAGGCCACCTCGGTGTTCACGACCCACACACCGGTGCCGGCCGGCCACGACGTCTTTCCCTTCCCCCTGATGGAGAAGTACTTCAGCGCCTACTGGCCGGCCCTGAACCTGGAGCGCGACGCCTTCTTCCAGCTGGGGGTGCACCCGGAGGAACCCCGGGCCGGTTTCAACATGACGGCCTTCGCCCTGCGGGCCTCGGGCTACCGCAACGGGGTGAGCCGCAGGCACGGCGAAGTCGCCCGCCGGATGTGGCAGTGTCTGTGGCCGGAGCTGCGAACCGAGGAGGTGCCCATAAACCATGTCACCAACGGCGTGCACGTGCCCTCCTGGATCGAGCCCAAGCTGGAGTTGCTCTTCAACCGCTACCTGGGGCCAAACTGGCTGGAAGACCACGACAACCCCCTGCTCTGGGAGATGGTGGACGAAATCCCCGACGACGAACTGTGGCAGACCCACTACTGGCTCAAAATCAAGCTCATCAACGCCATCCGCGAACGCACGCGCCGGCGCTGGGCCGCGGACCACGTCAGCCCCTCGATGGCCATGGCCGGCGGGGTCCTGCTGGATCCCGCGGTGCTGACCTTAGGCTTCGCCCGCCGCTTTGCCACCTACAAGCGCGCCGATCTCCTCTTCAGCGACCCGGAGCGCCTGAAAGGCCTGCTCAACAACCGCTGGGAGCCGATTCAGGTTATCTTTGCCGGCAAGGCCCACCCGGCCGACGAACCGGGCAAACGCCTGCTGCAGCGGGTCTTCAATGCCGCCCGGGACCCCGCCATGGGCGGTCGGATCGCCTTTGTGGAAGACTACGACGAACAGTTTGCCCAGTACCTGGTGCACGGGGTGGACGTCTGGCTCAACACCCCCCTGCCGCCGCTTGAGGCCAGCGGCACCAGCGGGATGAAGGCGTCCCTGAACGGTGTCCCGCAGCTCAGCATCGGCGACGGCTGGTGGCTGGAGGGCTACGACGGGCAAAACGGCTGGATCTTCGGCGAGGATAGCGGGCCGGCGGAAGTCCGCAACCAAGCGGATGCCGAGAGCCTTTGCCGGCTGCTGACCGAAACGGTGATTCCCCTCTACTACCGGGTCGCCGACAGCGGTGTGCCCCACGACTGGGTCCGGGTGATGAAAGCCGCCATCAAGAGCAATGCCCCGCGTTTTTCCGCGCGCCGGATGGTCAAGGAGTATATCGATCAATTCTACGGCCGGGCGCTGCAGGACACCTGAAAGCGCCCGGCCAGACCGGCAGCGGCGCCCCGGGCGCCTCACCGCATGAAATTCATGTTGGGGCGTTTCGTGGGTGCGGGGTCGCCGGCAAAAAACCGGCGCAGGCCATCGGCCGCCGCCGCCAGGCAGTCGACGTTGAGCAGGTGCGCATAGAGCGTGTGGCCAAAGGGATAATTGGCGCAAAAATACTGCGCCCAGCGTTTGAAGCGCCGCAGGGCGCGCACCGGGTCGTAATGGCCCTCCAGCAGCCGGACCATTTCAAGCGCCGCATGCGCAAAGACCTCGGGCCCCGGCCGCAGGCCGTCGGCGATCTGGGCGAAAATCCAGGGCCGGGCAATCGCCATGCGGCCGATCATCACGCCGTCACAGCCCGTGGTGGCGATCATGCGGCGGCAGTCCTCGGCATCGAAGACGTTGCCGTTGCCGAAGACCGGGATGGCCACGGCCGCCTTGACCTGGCGGATGTAGTCCCACTTGGGCGGGCGCGCCCGGCGGTCCGGCGCCACCCGCGGGTGAAAGGTCAGGGCGTCGGCCCCGGCGTCTTCGAAGCGCCGGGCCATCTCCACGGCTGCCGCGGGGTTGTCCTGCCAGCCGGTGCGGTATTTGACGAAAACCGGGATCGAAACGGCCCGGCGCACGGCGGCGACGATGGCCGCGGCACGCGCCGGATGACGCAGCAGGGCGGCCCCGCAGTTCTGGCGGCAGATAGCGGAGACCGAGCACCCCAGGTTGATGTCCACGCCGAAAAAGCCCTCCCCGGCGACGCGCGCCGCCGCCGCCGCCATGACCTCGGGCTCGGCGCCGAAGATCTGGCAGACCAGGTGCGCCAGCTCCTGGGGCCGCCAGCGGAAAAAGGCCGATGCAGCCGGGCTCTCGCGGGGCAGCCGCTTGGCACTGCACATCTCGCTAAACAACAGGCCGTAGCCGCCGAAGCCCGAGAGCAGCTCGCGGAAGGCCACGTGCCCCAGGTAGGTCATGGGCGCCAGGGCCAGCCGGCCCAGGATTTGG includes these proteins:
- the gltX gene encoding glutamate--tRNA ligase, with the protein product MKEIVTRFPPSPSGYLHVGGARTALFNWLYARHMGGRFVLRIEDTDVARSTQASVDAIFEALAWLGIDWDDGPYYQSRRLAIYQEHIQRLLAAGHAYYCTCPPAAVEAMRQRAMASGGKPRYDGTCREKGLSGGEGAVVRFKVRLEGTTVIPDVVKGEIVFQNSELDDFIIQRSDGTPTYNLAVVVDDITMGVNTIIRGDDHVSNTPKQILLFQAFGCPLPTFGHVPMVLGKDKARLSKRHGATSVTAYRDMGFLPEAFLNYLVRLGWSYGDQEFFTVAELVEKFSLENIGRSAGVFDFEKLLALNADHIQAMSPRQLAPRLIPFLAAEGVAAEEGAFIEQVIATLQPRSKTLVDMARDARFYYAQTIVYDEQAAAKFLTRDALEPLERLAQQLEGLPAFTHESLEGAFQAVMAATGLKLGKIAQPVRVALTGRTASPGIFEITEIIGKDKVLERLRAATAFIQGRAA
- a CDS encoding tRNA-dihydrouridine synthase family protein, coding for METDLRQFLHQPLTVGGRQILGRLALAPMTYLGHVAFRELLSGFGGYGLLFSEMCSAKRLPRESPAASAFFRWRPQELAHLVCQIFGAEPEVMAAAAARVAGEGFFGVDINLGCSVSAICRQNCGAALLRHPARAAAIVAAVRRAVSIPVFVKYRTGWQDNPAAAVEMARRFEDAGADALTFHPRVAPDRRARPPKWDYIRQVKAAVAIPVFGNGNVFDAEDCRRMIATTGCDGVMIGRMAIARPWIFAQIADGLRPGPEVFAHAALEMVRLLEGHYDPVRALRRFKRWAQYFCANYPFGHTLYAHLLNVDCLAAAADGLRRFFAGDPAPTKRPNMNFMR
- a CDS encoding ZIP family metal transporter; translation: MLFQWFTGLNPVTQALLATLFTWFVTALGAGMVFFFRTINRRMLNGMLGFAAGVMIAASFWSLLAPAIEMAEEGPLPAWVPAVLGFLAGGAFLWLVDKILPHLHLGLPREEAEGIQTHWRRSVLLVLAITLHNIPEGLAVGVAFGALAADLPSATLAGAVALALGIGIQNFPEGAAVSVPLRREGLSRLKSFWYGQLSGVVEPIAGVLGAAAVILMRPILPYALAFAAGAMIFVVIEELIPESQLDKNTDVSTVGAMVGFAVMMTLDVSLG
- the glgP gene encoding alpha-glucan family phosphorylase; its protein translation is MNHTALFAHLPPRLAGLADLAENLWWSWHPAARMVFKRLNRRAWKDSGHNPDKLLRELSAEALTAAAQNPDYRRHYDLTLSHFRQGIQPRACSLLNNGAEPGQPAIAYFSAEYGLHHSLPFYAGGLGFLAGDFIKECSDLAVPLVAVGFMYPEGYLCQRIREDGWQENRDEPLERDAASIARVLDADGRQVVVRVPLVEPPIHVAVWQIDVGRVPLFLMDTDIDLNDPWNRAISARLYIGDREQRLRQEIVLGIGGSKVLETLGIRHSVLHLNEGHAAFALLERIRERVAAGMGFAEALRQVQATSVFTTHTPVPAGHDVFPFPLMEKYFSAYWPALNLERDAFFQLGVHPEEPRAGFNMTAFALRASGYRNGVSRRHGEVARRMWQCLWPELRTEEVPINHVTNGVHVPSWIEPKLELLFNRYLGPNWLEDHDNPLLWEMVDEIPDDELWQTHYWLKIKLINAIRERTRRRWAADHVSPSMAMAGGVLLDPAVLTLGFARRFATYKRADLLFSDPERLKGLLNNRWEPIQVIFAGKAHPADEPGKRLLQRVFNAARDPAMGGRIAFVEDYDEQFAQYLVHGVDVWLNTPLPPLEASGTSGMKASLNGVPQLSIGDGWWLEGYDGQNGWIFGEDSGPAEVRNQADAESLCRLLTETVIPLYYRVADSGVPHDWVRVMKAAIKSNAPRFSARRMVKEYIDQFYGRALQDT